The following coding sequences are from one Planctomycetota bacterium window:
- a CDS encoding transketolase — protein sequence MPPNLEALFNRAKQIRITLLRMMGSGKAHHFGGSLSCVEILTALYFYKMHYEEGEPGHDDRDRLVMSKGHAVPTQYACLAALGVLKPEEVPSLKTLGSRLQGHPDVRKTPGLEAPTGSLGQGLSFANGLALAARLDKASHRIYVLLGDGELDEGQVWEAAMTAAHHRLDNLTAIVDRNGLQAQGATEAMKRLDSVPAKWEAFGWRVLECDGHDLKALCAALDEAAATRGRPSVVIARTVKGKGVSFLEGRYQYHNAALSAEEIGCALRELEERC from the coding sequence ATGCCCCCCAACCTCGAAGCGCTGTTCAATCGAGCGAAGCAGATCCGAATCACGCTCCTCCGCATGATGGGCTCCGGCAAAGCCCACCACTTCGGCGGGTCGCTGTCGTGCGTCGAAATCCTCACTGCTCTCTACTTCTACAAGATGCACTACGAGGAGGGCGAGCCGGGACACGACGACCGCGACCGCCTTGTGATGAGCAAGGGCCACGCTGTGCCCACGCAATACGCCTGTCTCGCAGCGCTGGGCGTTCTGAAGCCTGAAGAGGTGCCCTCGCTGAAAACGCTCGGCTCGCGCCTCCAGGGCCACCCCGACGTGCGGAAGACGCCCGGCCTGGAGGCCCCCACGGGGTCGCTCGGCCAGGGCCTTTCGTTCGCAAACGGCCTCGCCCTCGCGGCCCGGCTCGACAAGGCATCGCATCGCATCTACGTGCTCCTTGGCGACGGCGAGCTGGACGAGGGGCAGGTCTGGGAGGCCGCCATGACCGCCGCCCACCATCGCCTCGACAACCTCACCGCCATCGTGGACCGCAACGGCCTCCAGGCCCAGGGCGCGACCGAGGCAATGAAGCGCCTCGATTCCGTCCCCGCCAAGTGGGAGGCTTTCGGCTGGCGGGTGCTCGAGTGCGACGGCCACGACTTGAAGGCTCTGTGCGCCGCCCTCGACGAGGCGGCCGCCACCCGCGGCCGGCCGAGCGTGGTCATCGCCCGCACGGTGAAGGGCAAGGGCGTGTCGTTCCTCGAAGGCCGCTACCAGTACCACAACGCCGCGCTGAGCGCGGAGGAGATCGGCTGCGCGCTGAGGGAACTCGAAGAGCGGTGTTAG
- a CDS encoding transketolase C-terminal domain-containing protein: MPTPAKEATRDAFGRALVRLGERDARVVVLDADLFRSTRTNLFAEKFPNRFFEMGIAEQDMVSTAAGLAMAGKIAFANSFAVFITGRAFDQVRQQVALPALNVRLCGSSAGLTLGADGATHQSVVDVALMRSLPNMTVIVPCDGPETERAVEASLSHPGPIYLRLSRYDTPAWTAGVTDFAIGKASCLREGCDITIAATGVIMGEVLAAAERLVAKGVSAEVLDVHTVKPLDADAILASAAKTGRLLTVEEHSIIGGLGSAVCELIAERADRHIPVRRLGIRDTFGESGSADELLELHRLTAPHIAREAEAVIGVGGEVLGVRRRASGTFLLPPAPTT, translated from the coding sequence ATGCCCACCCCCGCAAAAGAAGCCACCCGCGACGCATTCGGCCGCGCGCTCGTGCGCCTGGGCGAGCGCGACGCCCGCGTGGTGGTGCTCGACGCTGACCTGTTTCGCTCGACCCGCACGAACCTGTTCGCCGAGAAGTTCCCCAACCGCTTCTTCGAGATGGGCATCGCGGAGCAGGACATGGTGAGCACGGCCGCGGGCCTGGCGATGGCGGGCAAGATCGCCTTCGCCAACAGCTTCGCCGTCTTCATCACCGGGCGCGCCTTCGACCAGGTGCGGCAGCAGGTGGCACTACCCGCACTCAACGTCCGCTTGTGCGGCTCCAGCGCCGGCCTCACCCTGGGCGCCGACGGCGCGACGCATCAGAGCGTGGTGGACGTTGCCCTGATGCGCAGCCTGCCGAACATGACGGTGATCGTGCCCTGCGACGGCCCGGAGACCGAGCGCGCGGTCGAGGCGTCGCTCAGCCACCCCGGCCCCATCTACCTGCGCCTGAGCCGCTACGACACGCCCGCATGGACGGCCGGCGTCACCGACTTCGCCATCGGCAAGGCCAGCTGCCTGCGCGAGGGGTGCGACATCACGATTGCGGCCACGGGCGTCATCATGGGCGAAGTGCTCGCGGCAGCGGAGCGTCTGGTGGCGAAGGGTGTCTCGGCCGAGGTGCTCGACGTGCACACCGTTAAGCCCCTCGACGCCGACGCCATCCTGGCCTCCGCCGCGAAAACGGGCCGCCTCCTCACCGTCGAGGAGCACAGCATCATCGGCGGTCTCGGCAGCGCCGTGTGTGAACTCATCGCCGAGCGGGCCGACAGGCACATCCCCGTCCGTCGCCTGGGCATCCGCGACACGTTTGGCGAATCGGGCAGCGCCGACGAGCTGCTGGAGCTGCACCGCCTCACCGCGCCGCACATCGCCCGCGAGGCGGAGGCGGTGATCGGTGTTGGGGGTGAGGTGTTGGGGGTGAGGAGAAGAGCCTCTGGCACATTCCTCTTACCCCCAGCACCTACCACCTGA
- a CDS encoding alcohol dehydrogenase catalytic domain-containing protein: MKALVYYGPRDLRIEDRPDPPLCPNDVRLAVRACGICGSELHAVLEAQERRKPGIVMGHEFAGEVIETGPQVTACRVGDRVAVQPLTHCGRCELCLAGRPNACPNRTLYGMTWGMPGGYAERAVVTEDRCFPIADGVSYELAILGEPLAVALHALGRGPATPARSVAVIGAGTVGLLTLAALSTLKPERVFSTDKVAWKLDLAAAFGATPLLAGRDDVRAAVRDATQGRGVDWAIEAAGFEETVALALDLTRPAGHLTCIGNAEAHIGLSLHAIVQGERTLMGSYGYTDADFRRGLELVAAGLVPATLLAERRVTLDSAPADLVALATGAWSCIKAVLVP, encoded by the coding sequence GTGAAAGCGCTTGTCTACTATGGCCCCCGCGACCTCCGGATCGAAGACCGTCCTGACCCGCCGCTTTGCCCGAATGATGTGCGCCTCGCGGTGCGGGCCTGCGGCATCTGCGGCTCGGAGCTGCACGCCGTCCTCGAGGCCCAGGAGCGCCGCAAACCGGGCATCGTCATGGGCCACGAGTTCGCGGGCGAGGTGATCGAGACCGGCCCGCAAGTGACCGCCTGCCGCGTGGGCGATCGCGTGGCGGTTCAGCCCCTCACCCACTGCGGGCGGTGCGAGCTATGCCTCGCCGGCCGCCCCAACGCCTGCCCGAACCGCACACTCTACGGCATGACCTGGGGCATGCCCGGCGGCTATGCCGAACGCGCCGTGGTGACGGAGGACCGCTGCTTCCCCATCGCCGACGGTGTATCTTACGAACTCGCCATCCTGGGCGAGCCGCTGGCCGTGGCCCTTCACGCCCTGGGCCGAGGGCCTGCGACGCCGGCGCGCTCCGTCGCCGTCATCGGCGCGGGGACGGTGGGCCTGCTCACCCTTGCCGCCCTCTCGACCCTCAAGCCCGAGCGCGTCTTCTCCACCGACAAGGTGGCGTGGAAGCTCGACCTCGCGGCAGCGTTCGGCGCGACTCCCCTGTTGGCCGGCCGCGATGATGTCCGGGCGGCAGTCCGCGACGCCACGCAGGGGAGGGGGGTGGACTGGGCCATCGAGGCGGCGGGCTTCGAGGAAACGGTCGCCCTCGCCCTCGACCTCACGCGCCCCGCCGGCCACCTCACCTGCATCGGCAACGCCGAGGCCCACATCGGCCTCAGCCTTCACGCCATCGTCCAGGGCGAGCGCACGCTCATGGGCTCTTACGGCTACACGGATGCCGACTTCCGCCGCGGCCTGGAACTCGTCGCCGCCGGCCTCGTGCCCGCGACTCTCCTCGCCGAGCGCCGCGTCACCCTCGACAGCGCCCCCGCCGACCTCGTGGCCCTCGCCACGGGCGCGTGGTCCTGCATCAAAGCCGTCCTCGTGCCGTGA
- a CDS encoding carbon-nitrogen hydrolase family protein, with translation MRAAIAVLVFLIASLAGAGEAATPPKRVRIAAVSLVWDEGHRTLENALRALDEAGAAGADIACLPEECVYQPPETIPGPAADAIAKKAAQHKMLVVANLREREGDKTFVTSFLCDREGKVVGKYRKSHRLPYEDDIALGDDLPVFATDIGAIGMTAGTDHYFPEIDAVLRKRGASLVVSSTSPFPIRDEHLETLTLQGRAVHNGLHIAVARYAGKEGYGGSRNAFSWTGTWPLGRAQVFDPDGHTVADSGHAGGVAIATIPASRLGGTPRNGGYEAAGKYAAITAAELPPPLPRKEGMKRTIKAAAIECEGDINRLISKLDACGAAGCDLVCLWEYVWYANDAEVEKHKERNRGYLARIADAAKRHKMYVVIAGELDRGFNEAIVFDREGRELGRYTKINQTTDKKSKYYQAGDKVGLFDLDFGRVCVKICADVYSPEIDRVAALHQADLMLLPTQDAGPFTDHTRIRDLSRCVDNGYFLLRAAGGTRQTDHRTYIADPWGFVLAASQYATGNEPLVVTLQLDNRPKYYEWPEAVRKAGPYPDPVIRGIKPEAFDQMYSGRNAPEAKGDLRAALLKCRRPELYKPR, from the coding sequence ATGCGGGCAGCGATTGCCGTGCTTGTATTCCTTATCGCATCGTTGGCCGGGGCCGGAGAGGCCGCCACGCCGCCAAAGAGGGTGAGAATCGCCGCCGTGTCGCTCGTGTGGGACGAGGGGCACCGGACGCTGGAGAACGCGCTGAGGGCGCTCGACGAGGCGGGCGCGGCGGGGGCCGACATCGCCTGCCTGCCCGAGGAGTGCGTGTATCAGCCGCCCGAGACGATCCCCGGCCCGGCCGCCGACGCGATCGCGAAGAAGGCAGCACAGCACAAGATGCTCGTCGTGGCCAACCTGCGCGAGCGAGAGGGCGACAAGACCTTCGTCACTTCGTTCCTGTGCGACCGCGAGGGGAAGGTCGTTGGCAAGTACCGCAAGAGCCACCGGCTGCCCTACGAGGACGACATCGCCCTCGGCGACGACCTGCCCGTGTTTGCGACCGACATCGGCGCGATCGGGATGACGGCCGGCACCGACCACTATTTCCCCGAGATTGACGCCGTGCTGCGCAAGCGGGGGGCGAGCCTTGTCGTCTCGTCAACATCCCCCTTCCCCATCCGCGACGAGCATCTGGAGACCCTCACGCTCCAGGGCCGCGCCGTGCACAACGGCCTGCACATCGCCGTCGCCCGATATGCCGGCAAGGAGGGCTACGGCGGCTCTCGCAACGCTTTCTCGTGGACGGGCACCTGGCCGCTGGGCCGCGCGCAGGTGTTCGACCCCGACGGCCACACGGTGGCCGACAGCGGGCACGCGGGCGGGGTGGCCATCGCCACGATTCCCGCCTCGCGCCTCGGCGGCACGCCACGCAACGGCGGCTACGAGGCGGCGGGCAAGTATGCGGCCATCACCGCGGCGGAGCTTCCCCCGCCCCTGCCGCGCAAGGAGGGGATGAAGCGGACCATCAAGGCTGCCGCCATCGAGTGCGAGGGCGACATCAATCGCCTCATCTCCAAGCTCGACGCCTGCGGCGCGGCGGGCTGCGACCTCGTGTGCCTGTGGGAGTACGTGTGGTACGCCAACGACGCCGAGGTCGAGAAGCACAAGGAGCGCAACCGCGGCTACCTCGCCCGCATCGCCGACGCCGCGAAGCGCCACAAGATGTACGTGGTCATCGCGGGCGAGCTCGACCGGGGCTTCAATGAGGCCATCGTCTTCGACCGCGAGGGCAGGGAGCTCGGCCGCTACACGAAGATCAACCAGACCACCGACAAGAAGTCGAAATACTACCAGGCGGGCGACAAGGTGGGCCTCTTCGACCTCGACTTCGGCCGCGTCTGCGTGAAAATCTGTGCCGACGTCTATTCGCCCGAGATTGACCGCGTAGCCGCGCTCCACCAGGCCGACCTGATGCTGCTGCCGACGCAGGACGCCGGCCCCTTCACCGACCACACGCGCATCCGCGACCTCAGCCGCTGTGTGGACAACGGCTACTTCCTGCTGCGCGCCGCCGGGGGCACCCGCCAGACCGACCACCGCACCTACATCGCCGACCCGTGGGGCTTCGTGCTGGCTGCCTCGCAGTACGCCACGGGCAATGAGCCGCTCGTCGTCACGCTCCAGCTCGACAACCGCCCGAAGTACTACGAATGGCCCGAAGCCGTCCGCAAGGCCGGCCCCTATCCCGACCCCGTGATTCGCGGCATCAAGCCCGAGGCATTCGACCAGATGTACTCCGGCCGCAACGCCCCCGAGGCCAAGGGCGACCTCCGCGCCGCGCTCCTCAAGTGCCGCCGGCCCGAGCTCTACAAGCCGAGATGA
- a CDS encoding VCBS repeat-containing protein, whose amino-acid sequence MKRCSCLAVALLALSAPALAVIKVDLPVSKIYGASKAVLVGTVTAANPDNRVADVKVDEALKGQAPGEKVRIQVATPPGLFASVAVGQPAAVFAGEDAGKAVAVVHIADTWLLAEGIGAAPASAWRVIQTKPDAAVSFPGTTRGLVALVRDIKAGKVPAKEEYPDPFVGGAAEAAKLPVQKPAWLITSDVNGDKRLDLIVGGTSPSRVYLFLAAAKGYSDATDAWGLAGINAAFCAAGDVNGDGKPDLLLGTTLYLNTGDKLAPAKAALPLPPESEWLACALADATGDKRADALVLLKSGKLLLVESPGGTGVPPVARQLWEGGEAPLAAAFSPDWSEDGALAVLVVRESGVTRYEVGGKGGKPADFERLTGAPFSAYKGLGGKPLKPLIAVAFDYDGNEKADYLVLTEAGGLTLINRGYGSFLLPDASHTNTLHMYFHPTGDKKLPFTVADIAAAAPGRIPEGPAPAQNLLVLLHDGRLFEMSNVEK is encoded by the coding sequence ATGAAACGTTGTTCTTGCCTGGCGGTAGCTTTGCTGGCTCTGTCGGCACCCGCGCTCGCGGTGATCAAGGTGGACCTGCCGGTGTCGAAGATCTACGGCGCCTCGAAGGCCGTGCTCGTCGGCACCGTCACCGCCGCCAATCCCGACAACCGCGTGGCCGACGTGAAGGTGGACGAGGCGCTCAAGGGCCAAGCGCCGGGAGAGAAGGTCCGCATCCAGGTGGCCACGCCGCCCGGGCTGTTCGCCTCGGTCGCTGTGGGCCAGCCCGCGGCCGTGTTCGCGGGCGAGGATGCCGGCAAGGCCGTGGCCGTGGTTCACATCGCCGACACCTGGCTGCTCGCCGAGGGCATTGGCGCCGCGCCGGCGAGCGCCTGGCGGGTCATCCAGACCAAGCCCGACGCGGCGGTCAGCTTCCCCGGCACCACCCGCGGCCTCGTCGCACTCGTCAGGGACATCAAGGCCGGCAAGGTGCCCGCCAAGGAGGAATACCCCGACCCCTTCGTCGGCGGCGCCGCCGAGGCCGCCAAGCTGCCCGTCCAGAAGCCCGCGTGGCTCATCACGAGCGATGTGAATGGCGACAAGAGGCTCGACCTGATTGTGGGCGGGACGTCCCCGTCCCGCGTGTATCTCTTCCTGGCCGCAGCCAAGGGCTACAGCGATGCCACGGATGCCTGGGGCCTGGCGGGCATCAACGCCGCCTTCTGCGCCGCGGGCGACGTGAATGGCGACGGGAAGCCCGATCTGCTGCTCGGCACGACGCTCTACCTCAACACCGGCGACAAGCTCGCGCCTGCAAAGGCCGCCCTCCCGCTTCCCCCCGAATCCGAATGGCTGGCCTGCGCGCTCGCGGATGCGACGGGCGACAAGAGGGCTGACGCCCTCGTGCTGCTCAAGTCGGGCAAGCTCCTGCTCGTGGAGAGCCCCGGCGGCACAGGCGTCCCGCCTGTGGCCCGGCAGCTCTGGGAAGGCGGAGAGGCACCTCTGGCCGCCGCCTTCTCGCCCGACTGGAGCGAGGACGGGGCGCTGGCGGTCCTCGTCGTGCGCGAGAGCGGGGTCACCCGCTACGAGGTAGGCGGCAAGGGCGGCAAGCCCGCTGACTTCGAGCGCCTGACGGGCGCGCCGTTCTCGGCCTACAAGGGCCTGGGCGGGAAGCCCCTCAAGCCACTTATCGCTGTGGCCTTCGACTATGATGGCAACGAGAAGGCCGACTATCTGGTGCTCACCGAGGCCGGCGGGCTGACACTCATCAACCGCGGCTACGGCTCGTTCCTGCTCCCCGACGCCTCCCACACCAATACGCTCCACATGTACTTCCACCCCACGGGCGACAAGAAGCTGCCCTTCACCGTGGCCGACATCGCCGCGGCCGCCCCCGGCCGCATCCCCGAAGGCCCAGCCCCCGCCCAGAACCTGCTCGTGCTGCTGCACGACGGCCGGCTGTTCGAGATGAGCAACGTGGAGAAGTGA